The following are encoded in a window of Haloarcula laminariae genomic DNA:
- a CDS encoding TrkH family potassium uptake protein — MSVRVDWRQSVAFTGTIIKYLAVAMLIPLATAVIYGEGVPTFLASIAITVAVGVALERLDDDHQLGTREALLLVALSWGAVAVIGAVPYVIAGYGTESTLRHPINALFESMSGFTTTGATVTGEISFQRHSHALLIWRQLTQWLGGMGIIVLMVAILPEAAVNGAQLIDSEAPGPELQKLTPKIAETARLLWLFYLGFTVLYAVLLVGLHYAGLAPEMNLYNAIAHAFTTLPTGGFSPQAQSIAYFSPAVQWLVIPFMLIAGMNFALFYFLLQDDYAAFLKDRELQAYLGANAGMALILWGFLFTGSAPPLGDLGGVTQGAVENALRQATFQVASLLNSTGYATSDFAQWDTTSQALLVFAMFIGGSAGSTGGGVKVVRWLVVLKSIRRQLFTTAHPSAVKPVRLGGHVIDEDVIGAIYGFTLLYLLTFGVATMLLMLDASRVGLEMTLLEALSASLATIGNIGPGFGFLGPFGSYVEFPTTSKLLMIFLMWIGRLEIIPVFVMFTGAFWNE, encoded by the coding sequence ATGTCGGTCCGCGTCGACTGGCGCCAGAGCGTCGCGTTTACCGGCACGATAATCAAGTACCTCGCCGTCGCGATGCTGATTCCGCTGGCCACCGCCGTCATCTACGGCGAGGGCGTCCCGACGTTTCTCGCCTCTATCGCCATCACGGTCGCAGTCGGCGTCGCGCTGGAGCGCCTCGACGACGACCACCAGCTCGGCACCCGCGAAGCGCTGTTGCTCGTGGCGCTGTCGTGGGGTGCCGTCGCCGTCATCGGTGCGGTCCCGTACGTCATCGCGGGCTACGGCACCGAGTCGACCCTTCGCCATCCGATAAACGCCCTCTTCGAGTCGATGTCCGGGTTTACGACGACCGGGGCCACTGTCACCGGGGAGATATCCTTCCAGCGCCACTCCCACGCGCTGTTGATATGGCGCCAGCTCACTCAGTGGCTGGGCGGGATGGGTATCATCGTCCTGATGGTCGCTATCCTCCCGGAGGCCGCGGTCAACGGGGCCCAGCTCATCGACTCGGAGGCGCCCGGGCCGGAACTCCAGAAGCTGACGCCGAAAATCGCCGAGACGGCGCGGCTGCTCTGGCTGTTCTATCTCGGTTTCACGGTTCTGTACGCCGTTCTGTTGGTGGGACTCCACTACGCGGGGCTGGCCCCGGAGATGAACCTCTACAACGCTATCGCCCACGCCTTCACGACCCTGCCGACCGGCGGGTTCTCACCGCAGGCCCAGAGTATCGCCTACTTCTCCCCGGCCGTCCAGTGGCTCGTCATCCCGTTCATGCTCATCGCCGGGATGAACTTCGCCCTGTTCTATTTCCTGTTGCAGGACGACTACGCGGCCTTCCTCAAGGACCGCGAGCTTCAGGCGTATCTCGGTGCCAACGCCGGGATGGCGCTCATCCTCTGGGGCTTTCTCTTTACCGGCTCGGCACCGCCGCTCGGCGACCTCGGCGGCGTCACGCAGGGCGCCGTCGAAAACGCGCTGCGTCAGGCGACGTTCCAGGTCGCGTCGCTGCTCAACTCCACCGGTTACGCGACGAGTGACTTCGCCCAGTGGGACACGACGTCGCAGGCGCTGCTGGTGTTTGCGATGTTCATCGGCGGCTCGGCCGGGTCCACGGGCGGCGGGGTGAAGGTCGTCCGCTGGCTGGTCGTCCTGAAGTCCATCCGCCGGCAACTGTTCACCACTGCCCACCCCAGCGCCGTCAAACCGGTCCGGCTGGGCGGGCACGTCATCGACGAGGACGTCATCGGCGCCATCTACGGGTTCACGCTGCTGTACCTGCTCACCTTCGGGGTGGCGACCATGCTTCTCATGCTCGATGCGAGCCGCGTCGGCCTGGAGATGACGCTGCTCGAAGCGCTCAGTGCGAGCCTGGCGACCATCGGGAACATCGGTCCCGGCTTC